One Clostridium estertheticum DNA segment encodes these proteins:
- a CDS encoding response regulator: protein MAGEKILVVDDEEHIQELIKFNLEKSGYKVICAGDGIEAIKLVKEQLPQLMLLDLMLPGMDGLDVCKEIRKDSSMANMPIIMITAKGEEIDKIIGLELGADDYITKPFSVRELVARIKAILRRTNMQLVEKTFNIGNLAIDFGKHEVIKSENKVDLTLKEFELLEILIKNKGRVMTRDFLLDKIWGYEYLGETRTVDVHIRHLRQKIEVDDKNPAYIQTIRGIGYRFNFGD, encoded by the coding sequence ATGGCTGGAGAAAAAATATTAGTGGTAGACGATGAAGAACATATACAGGAGTTAATTAAATTTAATCTTGAGAAAAGTGGGTATAAGGTTATATGCGCTGGCGATGGTATAGAGGCTATAAAACTTGTTAAAGAACAATTGCCACAATTGATGTTACTAGATTTGATGTTGCCTGGAATGGATGGCTTGGATGTGTGCAAGGAAATTAGGAAAGACTCATCTATGGCAAATATGCCAATAATTATGATAACAGCCAAAGGTGAAGAAATAGACAAAATAATAGGACTTGAGCTAGGTGCAGATGACTATATTACCAAGCCATTTTCAGTAAGGGAGCTAGTTGCAAGAATTAAAGCTATACTTAGAAGAACCAATATGCAGCTAGTTGAAAAGACTTTCAATATCGGCAATTTGGCTATTGACTTTGGTAAACATGAGGTAATTAAAAGTGAAAATAAAGTTGATTTAACCTTAAAAGAATTTGAGTTATTGGAAATTCTAATAAAAAATAAAGGTAGAGTTATGACTAGAGACTTTCTATTAGACAAAATATGGGGTTATGAATACTTAGGAGAAACAAGAACTGTCGACGTTCATATAAGACATTTAAGACAAAAAATTGAAGTAGATGATAAAAATCCAGCTTATATCCAAACTATTAGAGGCATAGGATATAGATTTAATTTTGGTGATTGA
- the pgeF gene encoding peptidoglycan editing factor PgeF, with translation MKIETINNYEFIKFQYENAVILFSTAKDRLDFNKNTKEGLLNLEIIKEHYNLQDIGFLNQIHSDIIFNFDGTINDGDAIITDRIETAIGVFTADCVPVILVDTKKGAIAAIHSGWKGTKALIVSKTIERLEENYGSNVVDIRVYIGPHIGGCCYEVSKELIEEFTSENIYSNIKISNNNKLDLEKCILSQLVEKGIKEENITTTNTCTVCNKQFELYSYRNSENKQGRMFSFVYLTL, from the coding sequence ATGAAAATTGAAACTATTAATAATTATGAATTTATAAAATTTCAGTATGAGAATGCAGTGATTTTGTTTTCTACAGCAAAAGATAGACTAGACTTTAATAAAAATACCAAGGAAGGCTTACTAAATCTAGAAATAATTAAGGAACATTACAATTTACAAGATATAGGCTTTTTAAATCAAATTCACAGTGACATAATTTTCAATTTTGATGGAACAATTAATGATGGTGATGCAATAATAACAGATAGAATCGAAACAGCTATAGGTGTCTTTACAGCAGATTGTGTTCCAGTAATTTTAGTAGACACTAAAAAAGGTGCAATTGCCGCTATACATAGCGGTTGGAAAGGTACAAAAGCATTAATCGTAAGTAAAACTATCGAAAGACTAGAAGAAAATTATGGCTCAAATGTTGTGGATATTAGGGTTTACATTGGCCCACATATTGGTGGTTGCTGCTATGAAGTTAGCAAGGAGCTTATAGAAGAGTTTACTAGTGAGAATATATATAGTAATATTAAAATTAGCAATAACAATAAATTGGATTTAGAAAAGTGTATTTTGTCACAGCTTGTTGAAAAAGGTATTAAAGAAGAAAATATTACTACTACAAATACTTGTACTGTCTGTAATAAGCAATTTGAATTATATTCCTATAGAAATAGTGAAAATAAGCAAGGGAGAATGTTTTCTTTTGTATATTTAACACTATAG
- the nrdR gene encoding transcriptional regulator NrdR, with protein MKCPYCSCEESKVVDSRSTEDNIATRRRRECLSCFKRYTTYEKVEDIPILVIKKDFNREYFDRSKIINGLMKACQKRPVSRMQIEVICDEVEKQLNNEMLTEVKSDYIGEIIMSILKNIDEVSYVRFASVYRQFKDINTFMEEIRKLMSKE; from the coding sequence TTGAAGTGTCCATATTGCAGCTGTGAAGAAAGTAAGGTAGTAGATTCTAGATCAACTGAGGATAATATTGCAACTAGAAGAAGAAGAGAATGTCTTAGTTGTTTTAAGCGATATACTACTTATGAAAAAGTAGAGGATATACCTATTTTAGTTATAAAAAAGGATTTTAATAGAGAGTATTTTGATAGATCAAAAATAATAAATGGCCTTATGAAGGCTTGTCAAAAGAGACCAGTATCAAGAATGCAAATTGAAGTCATTTGTGATGAGGTAGAGAAACAGTTGAATAATGAAATGCTTACAGAAGTGAAATCTGACTATATAGGAGAAATCATTATGAGTATACTAAAAAATATAGATGAGGTTTCTTATGTGAGATTTGCTTCAGTTTATAGGCAATTCAAAGATATAAATACATTTATGGAAGAAATAAGAAAGTTAATGTCTAAGGAATAA
- a CDS encoding YlmC/YmxH family sporulation protein, translated as MFAINNLRQMEIIDINSGSKLGYIKDLKVDCEEYRIISILLPTQKSSWFNKNNSIEIPWEKVKKIGVDVILVDGSDLNIENE; from the coding sequence ATGTTTGCAATAAATAACTTAAGACAGATGGAAATTATAGATATAAATTCAGGCTCAAAACTGGGATACATCAAAGATTTAAAAGTTGATTGTGAAGAATATAGAATTATTTCAATCTTGCTTCCGACTCAAAAATCGTCTTGGTTCAATAAAAATAATAGTATTGAGATACCTTGGGAAAAAGTGAAAAAAATTGGTGTGGATGTTATTCTTGTAGATGGTAGTGACTTAAATATAGAAAATGAATAG
- the sigG gene encoding RNA polymerase sporulation sigma factor SigG, giving the protein MMNNKVEICGVNSSKLQVLKEKEMKELLFRVQHGDVECRETFIKGNNRLILSIIEHFNNSGVNSNDLFQIASNSLMNSIDNFDLSLNVKFSTYAVPIIIEEIRRYLSDNSPVRFSMALQDIAYSALQARDRLVKEDNKEPTISQIATELELPKEDVVFALDTLQDPVFLFEPLYHNGEDAIYVMDKIGDSKSLDDNWLEDIRIKEAMKNLNGREKLILNLRFAHGRTQMEVANEIGIPKLQVSRLEKTALKHMRKYV; this is encoded by the coding sequence ATGATGAACAATAAAGTAGAAATATGTGGAGTAAATTCTTCGAAATTACAAGTATTAAAAGAAAAAGAAATGAAAGAGCTGCTATTTAGGGTGCAACATGGTGATGTTGAGTGTAGAGAAACATTTATTAAAGGAAATAATAGACTTATTTTAAGTATAATAGAACACTTCAATAATAGTGGAGTAAACTCGAATGATTTATTTCAAATAGCCAGTAATAGTTTAATGAATTCTATAGATAATTTTGATTTAAGTTTGAATGTTAAGTTTTCAACATATGCAGTTCCTATAATTATTGAGGAAATAAGAAGGTACCTAAGTGATAATAGTCCTGTTAGGTTTAGTATGGCACTCCAGGATATTGCGTATAGCGCATTGCAAGCTAGAGATAGATTGGTGAAAGAGGATAATAAAGAACCCACCATATCCCAAATAGCAACGGAATTAGAACTACCAAAGGAAGACGTTGTATTTGCACTCGATACATTACAAGATCCTGTATTTTTATTTGAACCACTTTATCATAATGGTGAAGATGCTATTTATGTAATGGATAAAATAGGTGACAGTAAAAGCTTAGATGATAATTGGCTTGAAGATATAAGAATTAAAGAGGCAATGAAAAACTTAAATGGTAGAGAAAAATTAATCTTAAACTTAAGATTTGCCCATGGAAGAACTCAAATGGAAGTAGCTAATGAAATAGGTATACCTAAGCTGCAGGTTTCTAGACTAGAAAAAACTGCATTAAAACACATGAGAAAGTATGTATAA
- the sigE gene encoding RNA polymerase sporulation sigma factor SigE, with protein sequence MFNFKVVLNKLIVKFKVFSKNLFYIGGNDALPPPLTKDEEDELVVRLDTGDKKVRATLIERNLRLVVYIARKFENTGVNVEDLISVGTIGLIKAVNTFDPEKKIKLATYASRCIENEILMYLRRNSKIKTEISFYEPLNVDWDGNELLLSDILGTDNDVVYNIIEDDVDKQLLWLAMQRLNSREKEIVQLRFGLNGATEKTQKEVADILGISQSYISRLEKRIIKRLKKEINKMV encoded by the coding sequence ATGTTTAATTTTAAAGTAGTGTTAAACAAGTTGATTGTTAAATTCAAAGTATTTTCAAAAAATTTGTTTTATATAGGGGGGAATGACGCACTACCGCCTCCTTTAACTAAGGATGAAGAGGATGAATTAGTAGTCAGATTAGATACAGGAGATAAAAAGGTGAGAGCCACCTTAATTGAAAGAAATTTAAGACTAGTAGTATATATAGCTAGGAAGTTTGAAAATACAGGTGTAAATGTTGAGGACTTAATTTCCGTAGGAACCATAGGGCTTATCAAAGCAGTTAATACTTTTGATCCTGAAAAAAAAATCAAGCTAGCTACATATGCATCAAGATGTATTGAAAATGAAATTTTAATGTATCTTAGGCGGAATAGTAAAATTAAAACGGAAATATCTTTTTATGAGCCCCTAAATGTTGATTGGGACGGTAATGAATTATTACTTTCTGACATACTTGGTACAGATAATGATGTAGTTTACAATATTATTGAAGATGATGTAGATAAACAATTGCTTTGGCTTGCTATGCAACGTTTAAATTCAAGGGAAAAAGAAATTGTACAACTAAGATTTGGATTAAATGGAGCTACAGAAAAAACACAAAAGGAAGTGGCTGATATCCTTGGAATATCACAATCATATATATCAAGACTTGAAAAAAGAATTATAAAAAGATTAAAAAAAGAAATAAATAAAATGGTGTAG
- the spoIIGA gene encoding sigma-E processing peptidase SpoIIGA encodes MIVYVDVLILVNFIVNLFILHVTVQTLRKRVKLMWICLSSFVGSLYVLTVVYPGLKYLSYIPFKILIVIVMILIVFREKNIIFIIKACLIFILYSILLAGMCLFIQISNSKNMSFDVIIINFPYEKLLLSVMVIYILIYRIIIFIGDRKKILTLIYTIDIINKSYKKTITAFLDTGNELREPATNLPVLIVERDILSEVMLEKNNTYYIPYTVLNGTNGRLVGFKPEYINIHIDKKNVETRDVIIAFCEYKLSKDNDYNGLMSRGILS; translated from the coding sequence GTGATAGTATATGTAGATGTTCTTATATTAGTAAATTTTATAGTTAATCTATTCATATTGCATGTTACTGTTCAAACATTAAGAAAAAGAGTAAAGCTTATGTGGATTTGCTTATCAAGTTTTGTGGGTAGCTTATACGTTTTAACAGTAGTGTACCCAGGGCTTAAATACTTATCATATATCCCTTTTAAAATATTAATAGTCATTGTAATGATTTTAATTGTTTTTAGAGAAAAGAATATTATATTCATTATTAAAGCTTGTCTAATCTTTATACTATATTCAATTCTTTTAGCTGGGATGTGTTTATTTATTCAAATAAGCAATAGTAAAAATATGTCATTTGATGTAATTATAATAAATTTTCCTTATGAAAAACTACTTCTTTCAGTAATGGTAATTTATATATTGATATATAGGATTATAATTTTTATAGGAGATAGAAAAAAGATATTAACCCTTATATACACTATTGATATAATAAATAAAAGTTATAAAAAAACGATTACGGCATTTTTAGATACCGGAAATGAGCTTCGTGAGCCTGCTACTAATTTGCCAGTATTAATTGTTGAACGGGATATTTTAAGTGAGGTAATGCTTGAAAAAAACAATACTTATTACATTCCCTATACTGTGCTAAATGGAACCAATGGGCGACTTGTAGGGTTTAAACCAGAATATATTAATATTCATATTGATAAAAAAAACGTTGAAACAAGAGATGTAATTATAGCCTTTTGTGAGTATAAATTAAGTAAAGATAATGACTATAACGGACTCATGTCTAGAGGAATCCTAAGTTAA
- the ftsZ gene encoding cell division protein FtsZ: MLDFDVDVQEFAQIKVIGCGGGGNNAINRMIMEGLKNVEFIAINTDKQALILSHAVQKIQIGDKLTKGLGAGANPEIGMKAAEESRDEISQAIKGADMVFITAGMGGGTGTGAAPVVAEIAKSMGILTVGVVTKPFPFEGRKRMINAEIGIKTLKETVDTLVTIPNERLLTMVDKKTTLMDSFKMADDVLRQGIQGISDLITIPGLVNLDFADVRTIMLAKGLAHMGVGRASGDNRSQEAAKQAISSPLLETSIVGATGVLLNITGGTDLGLLEINEAAEIVQGAADPDANIIFGAVIDENLKDEIRITVIATGFENEKMLKVKTVPKSKEKEFVKPIEEAAYTKDYETSDLEIPAFLRRQSK; encoded by the coding sequence GTGCTAGATTTCGATGTTGATGTTCAAGAATTTGCTCAAATTAAAGTAATTGGGTGTGGTGGCGGAGGAAATAACGCTATAAACAGAATGATTATGGAAGGACTTAAAAACGTAGAGTTTATAGCTATAAACACAGATAAGCAAGCTTTAATTCTTTCTCATGCGGTACAAAAAATTCAAATTGGTGATAAATTAACTAAGGGGCTAGGAGCAGGAGCCAATCCAGAGATTGGAATGAAAGCGGCAGAAGAAAGCAGAGATGAAATATCCCAAGCTATAAAAGGAGCAGATATGGTATTTATTACTGCTGGTATGGGTGGTGGTACAGGTACTGGTGCTGCACCTGTGGTTGCAGAAATTGCTAAATCTATGGGTATACTAACTGTAGGAGTTGTAACAAAACCATTTCCTTTTGAGGGAAGAAAAAGAATGATTAATGCTGAAATAGGAATAAAAACTCTTAAAGAAACTGTAGATACGTTGGTAACAATTCCAAATGAAAGATTATTAACTATGGTAGATAAAAAAACTACATTGATGGACTCTTTCAAAATGGCAGATGATGTTTTAAGACAAGGTATACAAGGTATATCTGATTTAATTACTATACCTGGTCTTGTAAATCTAGATTTTGCAGATGTGAGAACAATTATGCTTGCAAAAGGTCTTGCACATATGGGCGTTGGTAGAGCTTCAGGTGATAACAGATCTCAAGAAGCAGCAAAGCAAGCAATTTCAAGCCCATTACTCGAAACTTCTATAGTTGGTGCTACTGGTGTACTTTTAAATATTACTGGTGGAACGGACTTAGGCTTGCTTGAAATAAATGAAGCTGCGGAAATTGTTCAAGGCGCTGCAGATCCAGATGCTAATATTATATTTGGTGCAGTTATAGATGAGAATCTAAAAGATGAAATAAGAATAACAGTTATTGCAACTGGTTTTGAAAATGAAAAAATGTTAAAAGTTAAAACTGTGCCAAAGTCTAAAGAAAAAGAGTTTGTTAAACCTATTGAAGAAGCTGCTTATACTAAAGATTATGAGACTTCTGATTTAGAAATTCCAGCTTTTTTAAGGAGACAGAGTAAATAA
- the ftsA gene encoding cell division protein FtsA produces the protein MNEHIVGIDLGSSKICGAVGKVGSSGKLQIIGITSVVCSGLNKSVVKDIDSTAEAIKQCITQLERMTDIQISEAYISLPGGICELVRNTGMIAISSEDREIKQSDVDRVIEAAKLISVPADKEIVGVEPEQYIVDGYDNIKDPRGMSGARLEVEAQVVMAQSTVVNNLLKSVKRAGIKVSGIVLQPSAISEAVLRREEKDMGIAIVDVGAQTIDISIYKGSKLKYTSILQLGGNNITNDISVCLKVPFSEGERLKLKYGSLVKGKEIDVEKIRVKDSYDNYTDIDNNLLVDIIEARVEELLNLIKRNLLNSEFYKDISGIVIVGGGISLFRGTTELSKQIFNKSVRIGSPDYVGAASPIYVTAVGIVVQASNNLKSNNSFSEEIDEGKWSKKQNKNGKNEFAAKIKGFFADFF, from the coding sequence ATGAATGAACATATAGTAGGAATTGATTTAGGCTCATCGAAAATATGTGGAGCAGTTGGTAAGGTTGGTAGCAGTGGAAAACTTCAGATTATAGGCATTACATCAGTGGTATGTAGTGGTTTAAATAAATCAGTTGTAAAAGATATTGATAGTACAGCTGAAGCTATAAAGCAATGTATCACACAATTAGAGCGTATGACAGATATACAGATAAGCGAGGCATATATATCACTACCTGGAGGAATTTGTGAACTAGTAAGAAATACTGGAATGATTGCAATATCTTCTGAAGACAGAGAAATTAAACAATCTGATGTGGACAGAGTAATTGAAGCAGCTAAACTTATCTCAGTTCCAGCCGATAAAGAAATAGTAGGTGTTGAACCTGAACAATATATTGTAGATGGCTATGACAATATCAAAGACCCGAGAGGCATGAGTGGAGCTAGGCTAGAAGTTGAAGCACAAGTAGTCATGGCACAATCCACCGTAGTTAATAATTTATTAAAAAGCGTGAAACGTGCTGGAATTAAAGTTAGTGGTATAGTACTTCAACCATCGGCTATTTCAGAGGCTGTTCTACGAAGAGAAGAGAAAGATATGGGCATAGCAATTGTAGATGTTGGAGCACAGACCATAGATATCTCAATATACAAGGGTTCAAAATTAAAATATACTTCTATTCTTCAATTAGGTGGAAATAATATAACTAATGATATATCAGTTTGTCTTAAGGTTCCCTTTAGCGAAGGCGAAAGATTAAAGCTTAAATATGGAAGTTTAGTTAAGGGTAAAGAAATTGATGTAGAAAAAATTAGAGTTAAAGATTCTTATGATAATTACACGGATATTGATAATAATTTGTTAGTTGATATAATAGAGGCTAGAGTAGAAGAATTATTAAACTTAATTAAAAGAAACTTACTAAATAGTGAATTTTATAAGGATATTTCTGGTATAGTTATTGTTGGTGGAGGTATCTCATTATTTAGAGGCACCACAGAGCTCAGTAAACAGATATTCAATAAATCAGTAAGAATAGGTTCTCCAGATTATGTGGGCGCAGCTAGCCCCATATACGTTACTGCAGTTGGAATAGTTGTACAAGCTAGTAATAATCTTAAATCTAATAATAGCTTTTCTGAAGAGATAGATGAAGGTAAATGGTCAAAAAAACAAAATAAAAATGGAAAAAACGAATTTGCAGCAAAAATCAAAGGGTTTTTTGCAGACTTTTTCTAA